In a genomic window of Nostoc sp. UHCC 0870:
- a CDS encoding SH3 domain-containing protein, with amino-acid sequence MVSGLLKFILGFLLAIAVLVGSGVAVALYFMNRTAIPPTKPTYANDSPALQTSNPQKTDLNTTPTPNAIMSPTPSATPTESSEALPPGAYQGRVTWSEGLSLRAEPKQDAERVGSVAFKQNIIVLEENQDKSWLKIRIEGSKQEGWVKAGNIERVN; translated from the coding sequence ATGGTTTCTGGTTTACTAAAGTTTATATTGGGATTTTTATTAGCGATCGCAGTTTTAGTTGGTAGCGGTGTAGCCGTAGCACTCTATTTCATGAATAGAACTGCTATACCCCCTACTAAACCGACTTATGCCAATGATAGCCCTGCTCTCCAAACTTCAAATCCGCAAAAGACTGACTTAAACACTACACCTACTCCTAACGCAATAATGTCTCCTACCCCCTCCGCAACTCCTACAGAATCATCAGAAGCATTACCACCAGGAGCTTATCAAGGACGTGTTACTTGGTCTGAAGGGTTAAGTTTACGTGCTGAACCTAAACAAGATGCCGAGCGCGTTGGCAGTGTGGCGTTTAAACAAAATATTATTGTTTTGGAAGAGAACCAAGATAAAAGCTGGCTAAAAATTCGTATCGAAGGCAGTAAACAGGAAGGTTGGGTAAAAGCCGGTAATATTGAACGGGTTAATTAA